A single Methylobacterium sp. 17Sr1-1 DNA region contains:
- a CDS encoding ABC transporter permease, whose protein sequence is MTIQTSLATGDPVAAVAAPEIPVVASRGYWGSVLRRLARDPVAMAAAFVILCIVLAAIFAPLIAPMDPFKGSMVRRLRHVGDATYWLGSDELGRDMLTRLLYAGRLSLFMGVLPVVIAFFVGSGLGILAGYAGGWVNTLIMRVVDVFFAFPSVLLAIALSGALGAGILNSIVSLTVVFVPQITRVAESVTVQIRNRDYVEAARVSGAHPFTVVRVQVLGNVLGPVFVYATSLISVSMILASGLSFLGLGVKPPEPEWGLMLNTLRTAIYVNPVVAALPGVMIFLTSISFNLLSDGLRSAMEVRQ, encoded by the coding sequence ATGACGATCCAGACCTCCCTCGCCACCGGCGATCCCGTCGCGGCGGTCGCGGCCCCCGAGATCCCGGTCGTCGCCTCGCGCGGCTACTGGGGCAGCGTCCTGCGGCGCCTTGCCCGCGATCCGGTCGCGATGGCGGCCGCCTTCGTGATCCTGTGCATCGTGCTCGCGGCGATCTTCGCGCCGCTGATCGCCCCGATGGACCCGTTCAAGGGCTCGATGGTCCGGCGCCTGCGCCATGTCGGCGACGCCACCTACTGGCTCGGCTCGGACGAGCTCGGCCGCGACATGCTCACGCGTCTCCTCTATGCCGGCCGCCTGTCGCTGTTCATGGGCGTGCTGCCGGTCGTCATCGCGTTCTTCGTCGGCTCCGGCCTCGGGATCCTCGCGGGCTATGCCGGCGGCTGGGTCAACACGCTGATCATGCGCGTGGTCGACGTGTTCTTCGCCTTCCCGTCGGTGCTGCTCGCCATCGCGCTCTCCGGCGCGCTCGGGGCCGGAATCCTGAACTCGATCGTCTCGCTCACCGTCGTGTTCGTGCCCCAGATCACCCGCGTCGCCGAGAGCGTCACGGTGCAGATCCGCAACCGCGACTACGTCGAGGCGGCCCGGGTCTCGGGCGCCCACCCGTTCACGGTGGTGCGGGTGCAGGTGCTCGGCAACGTGCTGGGACCGGTCTTCGTCTACGCCACTAGCCTGATCTCGGTCTCGATGATCCTGGCCTCGGGGCTCTCCTTCCTCGGCCTCGGCGTGAAGCCGCCGGAGCCGGAATGGGGCCTGATGCTCAACACCCTGCGCACCGCGATCTACGTCAACCCGGTCGTGGCCGCGCTCCCCGGCGTGATGATCTTCCTGACCTCGATCTCCTTCAACCTGCTCTCGGACGGCCTGCGCTCGGCCATGGAGGTGCGCCAGTGA
- a CDS encoding ABC transporter ATP-binding protein, with amino-acid sequence MTELDPRDRGGPAQPLLTVDGLVKHFAGKGGLFGKGPAVRAVDGVDFSVMKGETLGVVGESGCGKSTTARLLMQISKQDRGDIVFDGELLGSRALDLKAYRRQVQMVFQDSYASLNPRLTVEESVAFGPRAHGLSAAAALSRAHDLLRRVGLEPRRFGGRYPHEVSGGQRQRVNIARALALEPRLLILDEAVSALDKSVEAQVLNLLTDLKTEFGLTYIFISHDLNVVRFMSDRVMVMYLGRIAEIGPADAILGAPRHPYTAALLASQPSTDPDARLEEAPLSGDPPNPINPPPGCRFHTRCQFAAEVCRTREPDLDPVAPAHFAACHMAVAGSGHPRAPAIPLAA; translated from the coding sequence GTGACCGAGCTCGATCCCCGCGACCGCGGCGGTCCCGCGCAGCCGCTGCTGACCGTCGACGGCCTGGTGAAGCATTTTGCCGGCAAGGGCGGCCTGTTCGGCAAGGGCCCGGCGGTGCGCGCCGTCGACGGCGTCGACTTCTCGGTGATGAAGGGCGAGACCCTGGGTGTCGTCGGCGAGTCCGGCTGCGGCAAGTCGACGACGGCGCGCCTCCTGATGCAGATCAGCAAGCAGGATCGCGGCGACATCGTCTTCGACGGCGAGCTGCTCGGCTCCCGCGCCCTCGACCTGAAGGCCTATCGCCGCCAGGTGCAGATGGTCTTCCAGGATTCCTACGCCTCGCTCAACCCGCGGCTCACGGTCGAGGAGTCGGTGGCGTTCGGCCCGCGAGCGCACGGTCTCTCGGCGGCGGCCGCCCTGTCGCGCGCCCACGACCTCCTGCGCCGGGTCGGCCTGGAGCCGCGGCGCTTCGGCGGGCGCTATCCGCACGAGGTGTCGGGCGGCCAGCGCCAGCGGGTCAACATCGCCCGGGCGCTCGCCCTCGAGCCGCGGCTGCTGATCCTCGACGAGGCGGTCTCGGCCCTCGACAAGTCGGTGGAAGCGCAGGTGCTCAACCTGCTCACCGACCTCAAGACCGAGTTCGGCCTGACCTACATCTTCATCTCGCACGACCTTAACGTCGTGCGCTTCATGTCCGACCGGGTGATGGTGATGTATCTCGGCCGGATCGCCGAGATCGGCCCGGCCGACGCGATCCTCGGGGCACCGCGCCACCCCTACACGGCGGCGCTCCTCGCGTCCCAACCCTCGACCGACCCGGACGCCCGGCTGGAGGAAGCTCCGCTCTCCGGCGACCCGCCGAACCCGATCAACCCGCCCCCGGGCTGCCGCTTCCACACCCGCTGCCAGTTCGCCGCGGAGGTCTGCCGCACCCGCGAGCCCGACCTCGATCCGGTCGCGCCGGCCCACTTCGCCGCCTGCCACATGGCGGTGGCGGGCTCCGGCCATCCGAGGGCTCCCGCAATCCCGCTGGCGGCGTGA
- a CDS encoding ABC transporter ATP-binding protein, with translation MNAPLRNPDTATTDALIEVRDLTVDFLGGRKPVRAVGGVDFSIRAGEALALLGESGSGKSVTLRALMRLLPESRTRIGGHLRVDEHDVLTLKPKALSAYRGGTVAMIFQDPGLALDPVYRIGDQIAEAVMRHERVSRAAGRARALELFERVHIPSPARRLDAYPHELSGGMRQRAMIALALACRPKVLLADEPTTALDATVQIQILLLLRELQRDLGLAVIFVTHDVGVAVQVADRVAVMYGGHLVEVGASGAVVGTPAHPYTRGLLASRITPDSPKGVRLATIPGSPPDLADPPPGCPFEPRCGLVVPACREGLPARVAVGAGHAARCVRLSEAVT, from the coding sequence ATGAACGCACCCCTGCGCAACCCCGACACCGCCACCACCGACGCCCTGATCGAGGTCCGCGACCTCACGGTCGATTTCCTCGGTGGCCGCAAGCCGGTCCGAGCGGTCGGCGGGGTCGACTTCTCGATCCGGGCCGGCGAGGCCCTGGCGCTCCTCGGCGAATCGGGCTCGGGCAAGTCCGTGACCCTGCGGGCGCTGATGCGGCTCCTGCCGGAATCGCGCACCCGCATCGGCGGCCATCTGCGCGTCGACGAGCACGACGTGCTGACGCTGAAGCCGAAGGCGCTCTCGGCCTATCGCGGCGGCACCGTCGCGATGATTTTTCAGGATCCGGGCCTCGCCCTCGATCCGGTCTACCGCATCGGCGACCAGATCGCCGAGGCCGTGATGCGCCACGAGCGCGTGTCGCGCGCCGCCGGGCGGGCCCGGGCGCTCGAACTGTTCGAGCGCGTCCACATCCCCTCGCCGGCTCGCCGGCTCGATGCCTACCCGCACGAACTGTCCGGCGGCATGCGCCAGCGGGCGATGATCGCGCTCGCGCTGGCCTGCCGGCCGAAGGTGCTCCTCGCCGACGAGCCGACGACGGCCCTCGACGCCACGGTGCAGATCCAGATCCTGCTCCTGCTGCGCGAGCTGCAGCGCGACCTCGGCCTCGCGGTGATCTTCGTCACCCACGACGTCGGCGTGGCGGTGCAGGTCGCCGACCGGGTGGCGGTGATGTATGGCGGCCACCTCGTCGAGGTCGGCGCGAGCGGCGCGGTCGTCGGCACGCCGGCGCATCCCTACACGCGGGGGCTGCTCGCCTCCCGCATCACCCCGGATTCGCCGAAGGGCGTGCGGCTCGCCACGATCCCCGGCTCGCCCCCCGACCTCGCCGACCCGCCCCCCGGCTGCCCGTTCGAGCCCCGCTGCGGGCTCGTCGTCCCGGCCTGCCGGGAGGGCCTGCCGGCGCGGGTTGCTGTCGGGGCCGGCCATGCGGCGCGGTGCGTGCGGCTCAGCGAGGCCGTAACCTAA
- a CDS encoding (2Fe-2S) ferredoxin domain-containing protein: MSKAEVTKRGPAKAATAPFAEIVMVCAKCAKRQGVGAKAVRGGLKRALKADHRGRKVRVVETGCLGLCPKRSLTLATAGSLGAGRLLVLDPTLEPAAMLDALLPGDAP, encoded by the coding sequence GTGAGCAAGGCCGAGGTGACGAAACGCGGGCCGGCCAAGGCGGCGACCGCGCCCTTCGCCGAGATCGTGATGGTGTGCGCCAAGTGCGCCAAGCGGCAGGGGGTCGGCGCCAAGGCGGTGCGGGGCGGGCTGAAGCGCGCCCTCAAGGCGGATCACCGCGGCCGCAAGGTGCGGGTGGTCGAGACCGGCTGCCTCGGCCTGTGCCCGAAGCGCAGCCTGACGCTCGCCACCGCCGGCTCCCTCGGCGCGGGCCGGCTCCTGGTGCTCGATCCGACCCTCGAACCCGCCGCGATGCTGGACGCCCTTCTCCCGGGCGACGCGCCGTGA
- a CDS encoding lysylphosphatidylglycerol synthase domain-containing protein has product MTAAETGAARAGTRPSLGRRLLRRVPLLGAAIGVVLALWLVAANDVGAVADAFGRVGLLGIVAVVGVRVAIIGLCGLAWARTLTGLVAVAAGPFVLLRFVREGVNVLLPVASVGGEVLGARLLTFWGVTGAASAAGILVDMFFQVVTQALFALTGVVLLSQLEGEQAATLAAWCAKGLALSGVVLAAFFAVQRYGGAAFIERRVTMLARRFAAEGGTTPAGGGVQAALDAVWDRRRWLPLGQGFLLHLAAWFLGALEIWIALHCIGIQGVTLAEAVVLESLSQAIKSAAFPVPSGLGVQEGGFVLLGSLFGIDPHTALALSLVKRVPDVVLGLPALMAWQTIEARRGLMVKAPPAV; this is encoded by the coding sequence GTGACGGCGGCGGAAACCGGAGCGGCCCGGGCCGGGACGCGTCCGAGCCTCGGCCGCCGCCTGCTGCGGCGGGTGCCGCTGCTGGGCGCCGCGATCGGCGTGGTGCTGGCCCTCTGGCTCGTCGCCGCCAACGACGTCGGCGCGGTGGCCGACGCCTTCGGGCGCGTCGGCCTCCTCGGCATCGTCGCGGTGGTGGGGGTGCGCGTCGCGATCATCGGACTGTGCGGGCTCGCCTGGGCCCGGACCCTCACCGGCCTCGTCGCGGTGGCCGCCGGGCCGTTCGTGCTGCTGCGCTTCGTGCGCGAGGGCGTCAACGTGCTCCTGCCCGTCGCCTCGGTCGGCGGCGAGGTTTTGGGCGCACGCCTCCTCACCTTCTGGGGCGTGACGGGAGCGGCGAGCGCCGCCGGCATCCTGGTCGACATGTTCTTCCAGGTCGTCACCCAGGCCCTGTTCGCGCTGACCGGCGTCGTGCTCCTGTCGCAGCTCGAAGGCGAGCAAGCCGCGACCCTGGCGGCGTGGTGCGCCAAGGGGCTCGCCTTGAGCGGGGTCGTCCTCGCCGCCTTCTTCGCCGTGCAGCGCTACGGCGGCGCCGCCTTCATCGAGCGCCGGGTGACGATGCTGGCCCGCCGCTTCGCCGCCGAGGGCGGGACGACGCCGGCCGGCGGCGGCGTGCAGGCCGCCCTCGACGCGGTCTGGGACCGCCGGCGCTGGCTGCCCCTCGGCCAGGGCTTCCTGCTCCACCTCGCGGCCTGGTTCCTCGGCGCCCTGGAGATCTGGATCGCCCTGCACTGCATCGGCATCCAGGGCGTGACCCTCGCCGAGGCGGTGGTGCTCGAGTCGCTCAGCCAGGCGATCAAGTCCGCCGCCTTCCCGGTCCCGAGCGGGCTCGGCGTGCAGGAGGGCGGCTTCGTGCTCCTCGGCAGCCTGTTCGGCATCGATCCCCACACCGCGCTCGCCCTCTCCCTGGTCAAGCGGGTGCCGGACGTGGTGCTGGGCCTGCCGGCGCTGATGGCCTGGCAGACGATCGAGGCCCGGCGCGGGCTGATGGTGAAGGCGCCGCCAGCGGTTTAG
- a CDS encoding ankyrin repeat domain-containing protein codes for MQNEEPGAPARPTLDEDTIAFAGRVFQYARLGHHAELGELLGMGLPPNLRNDKGDTLLMLAAYHGHVETVGVLMAHKADPEIANDRGQTPLAAAAFKGAMPVVLALLDSGAAIDGAGPDGRTALMTAAMFNRVEMVETLLARGADPGRQDASGHTAESAARAMNAPDTPEVLARATGQSG; via the coding sequence ATGCAGAATGAAGAGCCCGGCGCCCCGGCGCGGCCGACGCTGGACGAGGACACGATCGCCTTCGCGGGCCGGGTCTTCCAGTATGCCCGCCTCGGCCACCACGCGGAGCTGGGCGAGCTGCTGGGCATGGGCCTGCCGCCCAACCTGCGCAACGACAAGGGCGATACGCTGCTGATGCTCGCGGCCTATCACGGCCACGTCGAGACGGTCGGCGTGCTGATGGCGCACAAGGCCGATCCGGAGATCGCCAACGACCGCGGCCAGACCCCCCTCGCCGCGGCGGCGTTCAAGGGCGCGATGCCGGTGGTGCTGGCCCTCCTCGATAGCGGGGCCGCCATCGACGGCGCCGGGCCGGACGGGCGCACCGCCCTGATGACGGCGGCGATGTTCAACCGCGTCGAGATGGTGGAGACGCTGCTCGCCCGCGGTGCCGATCCGGGCCGCCAGGACGCGAGCGGCCACACCGCCGAGAGCGCCGCCCGCGCGATGAACGCGCCGGATACGCCGGAGGTGCTGGCTCGGGCGACCGGCCAGTCGGGCTAG
- a CDS encoding EAL domain-containing protein, translated as MIALYDCITGTHDLKLVLLAAVVCNLAAATSLALLDHARVNAGRERRLWLATAALAGGTGIWATHFIAMLAFSPGIPSAYDLGLTGLSLLIGIGMAAAGFWIALRPGLPGAAWIGGAQIGLGVGAMHFTGMAAFEVAGRIVWDPGLVLAALAAGAGLGSLALATTLRAASVGVKLAGAGLMVAGICGLHFTAMSAAVIVPDPAIALSGTAVPAAILAVAVALASITILVLAFAGLWLHLRDERRSVLEGDRMRGLANAAAEGLVVCDGDRIVTLNDSFADLVGLTPEALTGAALSGILVEPAATDAAEALEAQLRRHDGGLVPVEVIRRVIDFAGRPHAALAVRDLRARKRAEARIAYLAHHDALTGVPNRNSFNARLAQELALAEAAGRPLAVLCADLDRFKEVNDLFGHAAGDGLLRAVCAAITAVLGRGQMLARLGGDEFAVLAPNLDAAGAEALGEAILAALRQAETGPAGVIAAASLGIAVFPHDGVEAETLMIQADTALYRAKQEGRGRLRFYEARMGVQVRERRQIEHDLRHAVERGEFRIVYQPQTRIDTGEAVGFEALLRWHHPERGTIPPDLFIPISEETGSILQIGEWVLRETCREAAAWDKPLRIAVNVSAVQLHAPGFSELVHEVLFTTGLAPARLELEITETALIRDLPRALATLRRVKAMGVRIAMDDFGTGYSSLSNLRAFPFDKIKIDSSFTRSVDTSEQAATIVRTVLGLGRGLGLPVLAEGVETSAELAFLGAEACHEAQGYLFGRPAPIEAFRHLTTGRPRGEEAAA; from the coding sequence GTGATCGCCCTCTACGATTGTATTACTGGAACTCACGACCTCAAGTTGGTTTTGCTCGCGGCGGTTGTATGCAACCTTGCTGCGGCGACCAGCCTGGCGCTCCTCGACCATGCCCGCGTCAATGCTGGCCGGGAGCGCCGGCTGTGGCTCGCCACCGCCGCTCTGGCGGGCGGGACAGGGATCTGGGCGACGCATTTCATCGCCATGCTGGCCTTCTCGCCGGGCATTCCCTCCGCCTACGACCTCGGCCTGACCGGTTTGTCCCTCTTGATCGGGATCGGCATGGCGGCGGCGGGCTTCTGGATCGCCCTGCGCCCGGGCCTGCCCGGGGCGGCGTGGATCGGCGGCGCGCAGATCGGCCTCGGCGTCGGCGCCATGCACTTCACCGGCATGGCGGCCTTCGAGGTGGCCGGCCGCATCGTCTGGGATCCCGGCCTCGTCCTGGCGGCGCTCGCGGCGGGTGCGGGTCTCGGCAGCCTGGCGCTGGCCACCACCCTGCGGGCGGCGTCCGTCGGGGTGAAGCTCGCCGGAGCCGGCCTGATGGTGGCGGGCATCTGCGGCCTGCACTTCACCGCGATGAGCGCGGCGGTGATCGTGCCGGATCCGGCTATCGCCCTGTCCGGCACGGCGGTGCCGGCGGCGATCCTCGCCGTGGCGGTGGCGCTGGCCAGCATCACGATCCTGGTCCTGGCCTTCGCCGGGCTGTGGCTGCACCTGCGCGACGAGCGCCGCTCGGTGCTCGAGGGCGACCGGATGCGGGGGCTCGCCAACGCCGCCGCCGAGGGGCTGGTGGTCTGCGACGGCGACCGGATCGTCACCCTGAACGACAGCTTCGCCGACCTGGTCGGCCTCACCCCCGAGGCTCTGACCGGGGCGGCTTTGTCGGGCATCCTCGTCGAGCCGGCCGCCACCGACGCCGCGGAGGCGCTCGAGGCGCAGCTGCGCCGGCACGACGGCGGCCTGGTGCCGGTCGAGGTGATCCGCCGGGTCATCGACTTCGCCGGTCGCCCGCACGCCGCCCTGGCGGTGCGCGATCTGCGGGCGCGCAAGCGCGCCGAGGCGCGGATCGCCTACCTCGCCCACCACGACGCCCTGACGGGGGTACCGAACCGCAACAGCTTCAACGCCCGGCTGGCGCAGGAGCTCGCGCTCGCAGAGGCCGCCGGCCGGCCGCTGGCGGTGCTCTGCGCCGATCTCGACCGGTTCAAGGAGGTCAACGACCTGTTCGGCCACGCCGCCGGCGACGGCCTGCTGCGCGCGGTCTGCGCGGCGATCACCGCCGTGCTCGGCCGCGGCCAGATGCTGGCGCGGCTCGGCGGCGACGAGTTCGCCGTGCTGGCGCCGAATCTCGACGCGGCCGGCGCCGAGGCCCTCGGCGAGGCGATCCTGGCGGCGCTCCGTCAGGCCGAGACCGGGCCGGCCGGGGTGATCGCGGCGGCGAGCCTCGGCATCGCGGTCTTCCCGCATGACGGCGTCGAGGCCGAGACCCTGATGATCCAGGCCGACACCGCCCTCTACCGCGCCAAGCAGGAGGGCCGCGGGCGCCTGCGCTTCTACGAGGCGCGGATGGGCGTGCAGGTCCGCGAGCGGCGCCAGATCGAGCACGACCTCCGCCACGCCGTCGAGCGGGGGGAGTTCAGGATCGTCTACCAGCCCCAGACCCGCATCGATACCGGCGAGGCGGTGGGCTTCGAGGCGCTCCTGCGCTGGCACCATCCGGAGCGCGGCACCATCCCGCCCGACCTGTTCATCCCGATCTCGGAGGAGACCGGCAGCATCTTGCAGATCGGCGAGTGGGTCCTGCGCGAGACCTGCCGCGAGGCCGCGGCCTGGGACAAACCGCTGCGCATCGCCGTCAACGTCTCGGCGGTGCAGCTCCACGCTCCCGGCTTCTCGGAGCTGGTGCACGAGGTGCTGTTCACCACCGGGCTGGCTCCCGCCCGCCTCGAACTCGAGATCACCGAGACCGCGCTGATCCGCGACCTGCCGCGGGCGCTCGCCACCCTGCGGCGGGTCAAGGCGATGGGGGTGCGGATCGCGATGGACGATTTCGGCACCGGCTACTCGTCGCTGTCGAACCTGCGCGCCTTCCCGTTCGACAAGATCAAGATCGATTCTTCCTTCACCCGCTCGGTCGATACGAGCGAGCAGGCCGCGACGATCGTGCGCACGGTGCTGGGCTTGGGGAGAGGCCTCGGGCTGCCGGTGCTCGCCGAGGGAGTCGAGACCTCGGCCGAGCTGGCCTTCCTGGGGGCCGAGGCCTGCCACGAGGCGCAAGGCTACCTGTTCGGCCGCCCGGCCCCGATCGAGGCCTTCCGCCACCTGACCACCGGCCGGCCGCGCGGGGAGGAGGCCGCCGCGTGA
- a CDS encoding alpha-D-glucose phosphate-specific phosphoglucomutase — MTVKAVPTQPFPDQKPGTSGLRKKVPVFRQPGYVENFVQAIVDCLPDRAGTTLVVGGDGRFLNREVVQTTLKIAAANGFSRILVGRGGLLSTPAASCVIRKYGAIGGVVLSASHNPGGPEGDFGIKFNARNGGPAPEPVTEAIFSRTKAITEYRIVEAPDIDLDALGDVALGDATVTVIDPVADYAALMETLIDFPAIKALFASGFRMRFDAMSAVTGPYAKEILERRLGAPAGTVVNAEPLPDFGGHHPDPNPVHAHDLMALMTGPDAPDFGAASDGDGDRNMIVAPHLFVTPSDSLAILAAHAHLAPGYKAGLSGVARSMPTSRAADRVAARLGVPAFETPTGWKFFGNLLDAGRITLCGEESAGTGSNHVREKDGLWAVLLWLNLLAATGKRADQVVRDHWATYGRDYYARHDYEEVESAAAEGLMSALRGKLAGLPGQRIGELTVEAADDFAYTDPVDGSVTARQGVRILFREDARVVFRLSGTGTVGATLRVYLERFSKDRLDAPTAEMLAPVVAAAEAVAGIVQHTGRTEPSVVT, encoded by the coding sequence ATGACCGTCAAGGCCGTTCCCACGCAGCCCTTCCCCGACCAGAAGCCCGGCACCTCGGGCCTGCGCAAGAAGGTCCCGGTCTTCCGCCAGCCCGGTTACGTGGAGAACTTCGTCCAGGCGATCGTCGACTGCCTGCCCGACCGGGCCGGCACGACCCTGGTGGTCGGCGGCGACGGGCGCTTCCTCAACCGCGAGGTGGTGCAGACGACCCTGAAGATCGCGGCGGCGAACGGCTTCTCGCGCATCCTGGTCGGCCGCGGCGGCCTGCTCTCGACTCCCGCCGCCTCCTGCGTGATCCGCAAATACGGTGCGATCGGCGGCGTAGTGCTCTCGGCGAGCCACAATCCCGGCGGCCCCGAGGGCGATTTCGGCATCAAGTTCAACGCCCGCAACGGCGGCCCGGCGCCCGAGCCGGTGACCGAGGCGATCTTCTCCCGCACCAAGGCGATCACCGAGTACCGCATCGTCGAGGCACCCGACATCGACCTCGACGCGCTCGGCGACGTGGCTCTCGGCGACGCCACCGTCACGGTGATCGATCCGGTGGCGGATTACGCCGCCCTGATGGAGACGCTGATCGATTTCCCCGCCATCAAGGCGCTGTTCGCGTCCGGCTTCCGGATGCGGTTCGACGCGATGAGCGCGGTGACCGGGCCCTACGCCAAGGAGATCCTGGAGCGGCGCCTCGGCGCCCCGGCCGGCACGGTGGTCAACGCCGAGCCCCTGCCCGATTTCGGCGGCCATCACCCGGACCCGAACCCGGTCCACGCCCACGACCTGATGGCGCTGATGACCGGCCCGGACGCGCCCGATTTCGGCGCCGCCTCCGACGGCGACGGCGACCGCAACATGATCGTCGCCCCCCACCTCTTCGTCACCCCGAGCGACAGCCTGGCGATCCTCGCCGCCCACGCCCATCTGGCGCCCGGATACAAGGCGGGGCTGTCGGGCGTCGCCCGCTCGATGCCGACGAGCCGCGCCGCCGACCGGGTCGCGGCGCGCTTGGGCGTTCCGGCCTTCGAGACCCCGACCGGCTGGAAGTTCTTCGGCAACCTGCTCGATGCCGGGCGGATCACGCTCTGCGGCGAGGAGAGCGCCGGCACCGGCTCGAACCACGTGCGCGAGAAGGACGGCCTGTGGGCGGTGCTGCTCTGGCTCAACCTGCTCGCCGCGACGGGGAAGCGCGCCGACCAGGTGGTGCGCGACCACTGGGCGACGTACGGCCGCGACTACTACGCCCGCCACGATTACGAGGAGGTGGAGAGCGCCGCCGCCGAGGGGCTGATGAGCGCGCTTCGTGGCAAGCTCGCCGGGCTGCCGGGGCAGCGCATCGGCGAACTGACCGTCGAGGCGGCGGACGACTTCGCCTATACCGACCCGGTCGACGGCTCGGTGACGGCGCGCCAGGGCGTGCGGATCCTGTTTCGCGAGGATGCCCGCGTGGTGTTCCGCCTGTCGGGCACCGGCACGGTCGGGGCGACCCTGCGGGTCTATCTCGAGCGCTTCTCGAAGGACCGGCTCGACGCCCCGACCGCCGAGATGCTGGCCCCGGTCGTGGCCGCCGCCGAGGCGGTCGCCGGGATCGTGCAGCATACCGGGCGGACGGAGCCGTCGGTCGTGACGTAG
- a CDS encoding nucleotidyltransferase family protein produces the protein MTLEPVGTVLLAAGRGTRFGASPKLLSRLDGKPLVRHAAEAAVAADLGPVVAVLGHAGDEVRAALAGLPLMLVENPAYAEGLSTSLRAGLGALPGPVPAALVLLGDMPRVGPGLLRRLAEAFRRAAAVPSAVVPVQGGHRGNPVLLNRILLADGLAGLTGDRGAGPLLARRQDVLELPVDEPGVLIDVDTPAALSRLS, from the coding sequence ATGACCCTTGAGCCGGTCGGTACGGTGCTGCTCGCCGCCGGCCGCGGCACCCGCTTCGGCGCGAGCCCGAAGCTGCTGAGCCGCCTCGACGGCAAGCCGCTGGTGCGCCACGCGGCCGAAGCCGCGGTGGCGGCGGATCTCGGACCGGTGGTGGCGGTGCTCGGCCATGCCGGTGACGAGGTCCGCGCGGCGCTCGCCGGGCTGCCGCTGATGCTGGTCGAGAACCCCGCCTACGCGGAGGGCCTGTCGACCTCGCTGCGCGCGGGGCTCGGCGCCCTGCCTGGACCCGTCCCGGCGGCGCTCGTCCTCCTCGGCGACATGCCGCGGGTCGGGCCCGGCCTGCTGCGGCGTCTCGCCGAGGCGTTCCGCAGGGCGGCGGCCGTGCCGTCGGCCGTGGTCCCGGTGCAGGGCGGTCATCGCGGCAACCCGGTGCTGCTCAACCGCATCCTCCTCGCGGACGGCCTTGCCGGTCTCACCGGCGACCGCGGCGCCGGGCCGCTGCTGGCGCGGCGCCAGGACGTGCTGGAATTGCCGGTGGATGAACCGGGCGTGCTGATCGATGTGGATACGCCGGCGGCCCTGTCGCGGCTGTCCTGA
- a CDS encoding molybdopterin-binding protein, whose translation MRFGPVPIGEAVGLIAAHSVRAGDAVVKKGRPIGAEDAARLEAAGIAEVVAVALEPGDVGEDAAARTLAAAVAGPGVTVEPPFTGRSNLHAAQAGLLVLDEAAIAGVNRVDEAVTLATLVPFKPVVPGEMVATVKIIPYAVPGAVLDRALAAAAPAIRVAPYRLGRVAAISTLLSGLKASVVDKTLRTLEARLGPAGARIVGEARVPHEAGAVARALRDAIERDGAELAVVFGASAIADRRDVIPAGIEAAGGVVDHLGMPVDPGNLLLLGRLRQDSPHPVPVIGAPGCARSPKENGFDWVLQRLLAGLPVTRDDIVGFGVGGLLMEIVSRPQPRDGGESADDP comes from the coding sequence ATGAGGTTCGGCCCGGTTCCGATCGGAGAGGCCGTCGGGCTGATCGCCGCCCACTCGGTCCGCGCCGGCGACGCGGTGGTGAAGAAGGGCCGGCCGATCGGCGCCGAGGACGCGGCCCGGCTCGAAGCGGCCGGCATCGCCGAGGTGGTGGCGGTGGCCCTCGAACCGGGCGATGTCGGCGAGGATGCGGCGGCGCGGACGCTCGCGGCCGCGGTGGCGGGGCCGGGCGTCACGGTCGAGCCGCCCTTCACCGGACGGTCGAACCTGCACGCCGCGCAGGCCGGCCTGCTCGTCCTCGACGAGGCGGCGATCGCCGGCGTCAACCGCGTCGACGAGGCGGTGACCCTCGCGACCCTGGTGCCGTTCAAGCCGGTGGTTCCCGGCGAGATGGTGGCCACCGTCAAGATCATTCCCTACGCCGTGCCGGGCGCGGTGCTCGACCGGGCGCTCGCCGCGGCCGCGCCGGCGATCCGGGTCGCGCCGTACCGCCTGGGTCGGGTGGCGGCGATCTCGACCCTGCTGTCCGGTCTCAAGGCCAGCGTCGTCGACAAGACCCTGCGCACGCTGGAGGCTCGCCTCGGCCCCGCCGGGGCGCGGATCGTCGGCGAGGCACGGGTGCCGCACGAGGCCGGTGCCGTGGCGCGGGCCCTGCGCGACGCGATCGAGCGGGACGGCGCGGAACTGGCGGTGGTGTTCGGCGCCTCGGCGATCGCCGACCGGCGCGACGTGATCCCGGCCGGGATCGAGGCCGCCGGCGGCGTGGTCGATCATCTCGGCATGCCGGTCGATCCCGGCAACCTGCTGCTGCTCGGCCGCCTGCGCCAGGATTCGCCGCACCCGGTGCCGGTGATCGGCGCTCCCGGCTGCGCCCGCTCGCCGAAGGAGAATGGCTTCGACTGGGTGCTGCAGCGGCTCCTTGCCGGCCTGCCCGTCACCCGCGACGACATCGTCGGGTTCGGAGTCGGCGGGCTGCTGATGGAGATCGTGTCGCGGCCCCAGCCCCGGGACGGTGGAGAGAGCGCGGATGACCCTTGA